Proteins from a genomic interval of Caulobacter rhizosphaerae:
- a CDS encoding TonB-dependent receptor, which yields MGRKLWLHQVFGAASLFALAAAGAAHGQAVVEEVVVTAQKRAENVQDVPIAISAFTENALQERAVGNVAQLSNLAPNVTLDGGTPFSGSPSVLSAYVRGIGSDDFAFNIDPGVGIYVDGVYLARTVGANQDLLDVERIEILKGPQGTLFGRNTIGGAISIVTREPGDTFKFKGDVTVGSFNLMQARGSADLPLAEGLSSSITFGIKSREGHVERIPFPDARARNTTSYTAFPSSDFNTASREGGENSWNLRGKLKWRGESTKVVLAADYTHEDGDGLANTLIGTTVTVPGNFAGTTNLPGTAFDPTGTTGFLFGGLYNFCIGATGAQIAARNAQALCGVRGTQYSPNLHVASLASVNVDADPNNDRLPYDSRFVSKDIDKSYATGNSFSNLVNWGTGLTVEHSLTDDVTLKSITAYRKLLWKSGTDADGSPLNIGQLSFDMKQWQFSQELQLLGSAFDKKLNYVLGAYYFKEKGSLHDYVTFDEGLLQVDGPNQLETKNYAAFGQIDWRPIDLIGVTIGGRYTKEKKLFEGGQQDLNGFNYKLFGCSDANGNITPNGPFPLAPVSCQTGLSYPDPSNPVRVYAPGVNEQTFSNFSPKVGVQLHPGDDLMAYVSWSKGYKTGGWTTRLTNPQLLAQPFGEETATTLEAGFKSKLLDRRLQLNGSVFQTQYDGIQLNFQQGTSPTIRNAGDAKIKGAEIEAVAVPMDGLTINASVGYLHARYTDVLAGVLAVSGPNPFQAGTFVGAPLPKTPKWKINVSPRYEFKLANGGSITAIGDWTYTSSIWNNAQRTYLLKRPAVQVVNASLAYADPGGAWTLAVGGTNLTDKRYLTTGNENIAAGAIFGTYSRPREAYVRLGVTF from the coding sequence ATGGGGCGTAAGCTCTGGTTACATCAGGTGTTCGGGGCGGCGTCCCTGTTTGCCCTGGCGGCGGCCGGCGCCGCGCACGGCCAGGCCGTCGTGGAGGAAGTTGTCGTCACCGCCCAGAAGCGGGCCGAGAACGTCCAGGACGTGCCGATCGCCATTTCCGCCTTCACCGAAAATGCGCTGCAGGAACGAGCCGTGGGCAACGTCGCCCAGCTGTCTAACCTGGCGCCCAACGTCACCCTCGACGGCGGCACGCCGTTCTCGGGTTCGCCCTCGGTGCTGTCGGCCTATGTGCGCGGCATCGGCTCGGACGACTTCGCGTTCAACATCGATCCGGGCGTCGGCATCTATGTCGACGGCGTCTATCTGGCCCGCACCGTCGGCGCCAACCAAGACCTGCTGGACGTCGAGCGCATCGAGATCTTGAAGGGTCCGCAAGGTACTCTATTCGGCCGCAACACCATTGGCGGCGCGATCTCGATCGTGACGCGCGAGCCGGGCGACACCTTCAAGTTCAAGGGCGACGTCACCGTCGGCAGCTTCAACCTGATGCAGGCCCGCGGCAGCGCCGACCTGCCGCTGGCCGAGGGGCTGTCCTCGTCGATCACGTTCGGGATCAAGAGCCGTGAGGGTCATGTCGAGCGCATCCCCTTCCCGGACGCGCGGGCCCGCAACACGACCTCCTATACGGCCTTCCCGTCGTCCGACTTCAACACGGCGTCGCGCGAGGGCGGTGAGAACAGCTGGAACCTGCGCGGCAAGCTGAAGTGGAGGGGCGAGTCCACCAAGGTCGTGCTGGCGGCCGACTACACGCACGAGGATGGCGACGGCCTGGCCAACACCCTGATCGGCACGACGGTGACGGTTCCGGGCAATTTCGCCGGTACGACCAACCTGCCGGGCACGGCCTTCGATCCGACGGGGACTACGGGCTTCCTGTTCGGCGGGCTCTACAACTTCTGCATCGGCGCGACCGGCGCCCAGATCGCGGCCCGCAACGCCCAGGCCCTGTGCGGCGTGCGCGGCACGCAGTACAGCCCCAACCTCCATGTCGCCTCGCTGGCCAGCGTCAATGTCGACGCCGACCCGAACAACGACCGGCTGCCCTATGACAGCCGCTTCGTCAGCAAGGACATCGACAAGAGCTACGCCACCGGCAACAGCTTCTCGAACCTGGTCAACTGGGGCACGGGCCTGACGGTCGAGCACAGCCTCACCGACGACGTGACTCTGAAGTCGATCACCGCCTACCGCAAACTGCTGTGGAAGAGCGGCACCGACGCCGACGGCTCGCCGCTGAACATCGGCCAGCTCAGCTTCGACATGAAGCAGTGGCAGTTCAGCCAGGAGCTGCAGTTGCTGGGCTCGGCTTTCGACAAGAAGCTCAATTACGTGCTGGGCGCCTATTACTTCAAGGAAAAGGGCTCGCTGCACGACTACGTCACCTTCGACGAAGGCTTGCTGCAGGTCGACGGTCCCAACCAGCTTGAGACCAAGAACTACGCCGCGTTCGGCCAGATCGACTGGCGTCCGATCGACCTGATCGGCGTCACGATCGGCGGTCGCTACACCAAGGAAAAGAAGCTGTTCGAGGGCGGGCAGCAGGACCTGAACGGCTTCAACTACAAGCTCTTCGGCTGTTCGGACGCCAACGGCAACATCACGCCGAACGGGCCTTTCCCGCTGGCGCCGGTCTCATGCCAGACGGGCCTGAGCTATCCGGATCCCAGCAATCCGGTGCGGGTCTACGCGCCCGGCGTCAACGAGCAGACGTTCAGCAACTTCTCGCCCAAGGTCGGGGTGCAACTGCACCCGGGCGACGACCTTATGGCCTATGTCAGCTGGTCCAAGGGCTACAAGACCGGCGGCTGGACCACTCGCCTGACCAATCCCCAGCTGCTGGCCCAGCCATTTGGCGAAGAGACCGCCACCACCTTGGAAGCTGGCTTCAAGTCGAAACTGCTGGACCGCCGCCTGCAGCTGAACGGCTCGGTGTTCCAGACGCAGTACGACGGCATCCAGCTGAACTTCCAGCAGGGCACCTCGCCGACCATCCGCAACGCCGGCGACGCCAAGATCAAGGGCGCCGAGATCGAGGCGGTCGCGGTGCCCATGGACGGGCTCACCATCAATGCGTCTGTCGGATATCTGCACGCCCGCTACACCGACGTGCTGGCCGGCGTGCTGGCGGTCAGCGGTCCCAACCCCTTCCAGGCGGGCACCTTCGTTGGCGCCCCGCTGCCCAAGACGCCGAAGTGGAAGATCAACGTCAGCCCACGCTACGAGTTCAAGCTGGCCAACGGCGGGTCGATCACGGCGATCGGCGACTGGACCTACACCTCCAGCATCTGGAACAACGCCCAGCGCACCTATCTGCTGAAGCGTCCGGCCGTGCAGGTGGTGAACGCCAGCCTCGCCTATGCCGATCCCGGCGGCGCCTGGACCCTCGCGGTGGGCGGCACGAACCTGACCGACAAGCGCTACCTGACGACCGGCAACGAGAACATCGCCGCCGGCGCCATCTTCGGCACCTACAGCCGGCCGCGCGAAGCCTATGTCCGTCTTGGCGTGACGTTCTGA
- a CDS encoding NAD(P)-dependent alcohol dehydrogenase, with protein MQITAAVTRSPAGPFSLEPLEIEEPRAGEILVRVVATGVCHTDMVMRDQHLPTPQPVVLGHEGAGIVERVGPGVTKVAPGDHVVMTFNSCGRCPSCEDHAPTYCHEFFPRNFMGAREDGSSGLSREGETIHANIFGQSSFATYALCHERNAVKVDKAAPLEILGPLGCGVMTGAGAVMNALKVPAGRSLAVFGAGAVGLSAVLAAKAIGAGPIIAVDINPDRLALALELGADHALNGAEGGVVEKIQAITGTGAQFSIDTTANLKVMRQAVDCLGARGVCGLVGASKMGDELPLDAVSVMSGGKVVRGVVEGDADPDVFIPELIALHQAGQFPFDRLIQFYPLSEINQAVADGEAGRVIKPVVRMA; from the coding sequence ATGCAGATCACCGCCGCCGTCACGCGCAGTCCCGCCGGTCCGTTCAGCCTCGAGCCGCTGGAGATCGAGGAGCCCCGGGCGGGCGAGATCCTAGTCCGCGTGGTCGCCACGGGGGTCTGCCACACCGACATGGTGATGCGCGACCAGCACCTGCCCACGCCCCAGCCGGTCGTCCTGGGTCACGAGGGCGCCGGAATCGTCGAGAGGGTCGGTCCCGGCGTGACCAAGGTCGCGCCGGGCGACCATGTGGTCATGACCTTCAACTCCTGCGGCCGGTGTCCGTCGTGCGAGGACCACGCGCCGACCTATTGTCACGAGTTCTTCCCGCGCAATTTCATGGGCGCGCGTGAGGACGGCTCGTCGGGATTGTCGCGGGAAGGGGAGACCATCCACGCCAACATCTTCGGCCAGTCGTCGTTCGCCACCTACGCTCTCTGTCATGAACGCAACGCGGTGAAGGTCGACAAGGCCGCGCCCCTGGAAATCCTGGGCCCGCTCGGCTGCGGGGTGATGACCGGGGCGGGGGCGGTGATGAACGCCTTGAAGGTCCCCGCCGGCCGCTCGCTGGCGGTGTTCGGCGCCGGCGCGGTTGGCCTGTCGGCGGTGCTGGCGGCCAAGGCGATCGGGGCTGGCCCGATCATCGCCGTGGACATCAATCCTGATCGGCTGGCCTTGGCGCTGGAGTTGGGCGCCGACCACGCGTTGAACGGCGCGGAGGGCGGGGTGGTCGAGAAAATCCAGGCGATCACCGGGACCGGCGCGCAGTTCTCGATCGACACCACGGCCAATCTGAAGGTCATGCGCCAGGCGGTCGACTGCCTGGGCGCGCGCGGCGTCTGCGGCTTAGTCGGCGCGTCCAAGATGGGCGACGAACTGCCGTTGGACGCGGTGTCGGTGATGAGCGGCGGCAAGGTTGTGCGCGGCGTGGTCGAAGGCGACGCCGATCCCGACGTGTTCATCCCGGAGCTGATCGCCCTGCACCAGGCTGGCCAGTTCCCGTTCGACCGCCTGATCCAGTTCTACCCGCTGTCGGAGATCAACCAGGCTGTCGCGGACGGCGAAGCTGGGCGGGTGATCAAGCCCGTGGTGCGGATGGCCTGA
- a CDS encoding PDR/VanB family oxidoreductase, protein MIKVRVASRAQAAEGIVRLDLVCAESRDLPPFDAGAHIDLFLGNGLTRQYSLCNDPADRSHYRIAVLREPTSRGGSTYVHEALTDGATLDISLPRNLFALDETADGHLLFAGGVGVTPILAMARRLHALGRPFLFHYCARDRSRAAFLDELAAAPFADAVRLSFDAEPETRLDLDIALADPAPGRRLYVCGPGGFMSHVVDGALARDWAADQIRKEHFAAAPGPEGENRPFELVIASTGQVVPVAADQSAAQALEAAGVFVPVSCEQGVCGTCLTRVTDGQPDHRDAFQTDEERAANNQFTPCCSRARTSRLVLDL, encoded by the coding sequence ATGATCAAGGTTCGGGTGGCGTCCCGCGCCCAGGCCGCCGAGGGCATCGTGCGGCTGGACCTGGTCTGCGCCGAAAGCCGCGACCTGCCGCCGTTCGACGCCGGCGCCCACATTGACCTGTTCCTGGGGAACGGCCTGACGCGGCAATATTCGCTGTGCAACGATCCGGCCGATCGCAGCCATTATCGGATCGCCGTCTTGCGCGAGCCGACCTCGCGCGGCGGCTCGACCTATGTCCATGAGGCGCTGACCGACGGCGCGACGTTGGACATCAGCCTCCCACGCAACCTGTTCGCGCTGGACGAGACGGCCGATGGGCACCTGCTGTTTGCCGGCGGGGTCGGCGTCACGCCGATCCTGGCCATGGCTCGACGATTGCACGCCCTGGGGCGCCCGTTCCTCTTCCACTACTGCGCTCGCGACCGCTCGCGGGCGGCGTTCCTGGACGAGTTGGCCGCGGCGCCGTTCGCAGACGCGGTGCGCTTGTCGTTCGACGCCGAGCCGGAAACACGACTCGACCTGGATATCGCGCTCGCCGATCCGGCGCCGGGCCGCCGTCTCTATGTCTGCGGTCCCGGCGGGTTCATGAGCCATGTGGTCGATGGCGCCCTGGCGCGCGACTGGGCCGCGGACCAGATCCGCAAGGAGCATTTCGCCGCCGCGCCTGGGCCTGAGGGTGAGAACCGGCCGTTCGAGCTGGTGATCGCCAGCACCGGCCAGGTGGTGCCGGTGGCGGCCGACCAGTCCGCCGCCCAGGCCTTGGAGGCCGCCGGCGTCTTCGTGCCGGTCTCGTGCGAGCAAGGCGTCTGCGGCACCTGCCTGACCCGCGTGACGGATGGCCAGCCCGACCACCGCGACGCCTTCCAGACCGACGAGGAAAGAGCCGCGAACAACCAGTTCACGCCCTGCTGTTCGCGCGCCCGCACCTCGCGCCTGGTGCTGGACCTTTGA
- a CDS encoding AMP-binding protein, translated as MTPMDHVALQARLQPDRLAAVDLAGGRRWTYAELDADIGRAAGVLRRRGVGQGDRLAVLARNRVLLAILHLACARLGAMFVPLNWRLSAGEIAALVEDAEPALIVGDAQLGAMGLEGLDLDILGAEILAAEPESATLADRERPSLILYTSGTSGRPKGVLLSERNLDQTAINFGRLGKVTHQSVFLVDAPMFHIIGLVTSIRPALMHGGTILVSDGFEPGRTLGRLGDPALGVTHYFCVPQMAAMLHRHPDFDASALGRLTAVFTGGAPHPAADIRAWLADGVPVVDGYGMSEAGTVFGMPADLTLIDARAGSAGLAMSSVATRIVDEHDNECLPGIAGELLLKGDNVFQAYWRRPDETARAFTPDGWFRTGDIARADAEGYHWLVDRKKDMFISGGENIYPAEIEAALADHPAIAECAVVGVPDPRWGEIGHLVVTCRDGAILDLTLILNHLENRLARYKLPKALTLVAALPRTASGKIQKTVLRERLLGQDPRT; from the coding sequence ATGACTCCGATGGACCATGTCGCCCTCCAGGCGCGTCTCCAGCCCGACCGGCTGGCGGCCGTCGACCTGGCCGGCGGGCGTCGCTGGACCTATGCCGAGCTCGACGCCGACATCGGTCGCGCGGCGGGCGTGCTGCGGCGACGCGGGGTGGGCCAGGGCGACCGCCTGGCGGTGCTGGCCAGGAACCGGGTCCTGCTGGCGATCCTGCACCTGGCCTGCGCCCGGCTGGGGGCCATGTTCGTGCCGCTGAACTGGCGGCTGAGCGCTGGCGAGATCGCCGCCCTGGTCGAGGACGCCGAGCCGGCCCTGATCGTCGGCGACGCCCAACTCGGCGCCATGGGCCTCGAGGGGCTCGACCTCGACATCCTGGGGGCCGAGATCCTGGCGGCCGAGCCAGAGTCGGCCACGCTCGCCGATCGCGAGCGCCCGTCGCTGATCCTCTACACCTCGGGCACCTCGGGTCGGCCCAAGGGGGTGCTGTTGTCGGAGCGCAACCTGGACCAGACGGCGATCAATTTCGGCCGCCTGGGCAAGGTCACCCACCAGAGCGTCTTCCTGGTCGACGCGCCGATGTTCCACATCATCGGCCTGGTGACATCGATCCGTCCCGCCCTGATGCACGGTGGGACCATCCTGGTGTCCGACGGTTTCGAGCCTGGTCGCACGTTGGGCCGCCTGGGCGATCCCGCGTTGGGCGTGACCCACTATTTCTGCGTGCCGCAGATGGCCGCGATGCTGCACCGTCATCCGGACTTCGACGCCTCGGCGCTTGGGCGGCTGACGGCGGTCTTTACCGGCGGCGCGCCCCATCCGGCCGCCGACATCCGCGCCTGGCTGGCCGATGGCGTCCCGGTCGTCGACGGTTACGGCATGAGCGAGGCCGGGACCGTGTTCGGCATGCCGGCCGACCTGACGCTGATCGACGCACGAGCCGGCTCGGCGGGCCTGGCCATGTCCTCCGTGGCCACCCGGATCGTCGACGAGCATGACAACGAGTGCCTCCCAGGCATCGCCGGTGAGCTGCTGTTGAAGGGCGACAATGTCTTCCAGGCCTACTGGCGGCGACCGGACGAGACCGCGCGGGCGTTCACCCCCGATGGCTGGTTCCGCACCGGCGACATCGCCCGTGCTGACGCCGAGGGCTATCACTGGCTGGTCGACCGCAAGAAGGACATGTTCATCTCGGGCGGGGAGAACATCTATCCGGCCGAAATCGAGGCGGCCCTTGCGGACCATCCGGCCATCGCCGAGTGCGCCGTCGTCGGCGTGCCTGATCCGCGCTGGGGCGAAATCGGCCATTTGGTCGTGACCTGCCGCGACGGCGCCATCCTCGATCTGACCTTGATCCTGAACCATCTCGAAAATCGGCTGGCCCGCTATAAGCTGCCCAAGGCTCTGACCCTGGTCGCGGCGCTGCCGCGCACGGCTTCGGGCAAGATCCAGAAAACGGTCCTGCGCGAGCGGCTGCTCGGCCAGGATCCAAGAACCTGA
- a CDS encoding benzaldehyde dehydrogenase, with translation MAAPLLSADNWNGRLFSDGWRSSQGGVIEVLEPATETVLTRVGRADRSDVVRAAASAKTAQPAWAALTADARQKVLLRAADLLEEHAVDLAPWIMRESGSVAGKAAVELEHAAGFVRQAGVMATEAAGLVLPASPDKTSIARRVPLGVVAVISPFNFPLVLSIRAVAPALAVGNAVVLKPDPRTPISGGFLIARVFEAAGLPEGLLHVLPGDAEAGDALCRDPNIAMIAFTGSTAAGRKVGEVAGGRLKKVALELGGKNPLIILDDADPDVAASNAAWAAWLHQGQICMTAGRLLVQRGIHDAVVERLAVKAAHLPVGDPMRGDVALGPLISRSQLDRVHAIVADTVAAGAQLIAGGTHDGLFYAPTVLAGVKPGMRAFEEEIFGPVAAITVFDELDEAARLANHGPYGLAAGIITGSVGRGMGLGRALEVGHLHINEQTVEAGPHAPFGGMKASGNGTRISGPANLDEFTTWRWETVKAVATPYPF, from the coding sequence GTGGCCGCGCCCCTGCTGTCGGCCGACAACTGGAACGGGCGGTTGTTCTCCGACGGCTGGCGCTCGTCCCAGGGCGGCGTGATCGAGGTGCTGGAGCCGGCCACCGAGACGGTGCTGACCCGCGTGGGGCGCGCCGACCGTTCGGACGTCGTCCGCGCCGCCGCGTCGGCCAAGACGGCTCAGCCCGCCTGGGCGGCTCTGACCGCCGACGCGCGCCAGAAAGTGCTGCTGAGGGCCGCCGACCTGTTGGAAGAGCACGCCGTCGACCTGGCGCCGTGGATCATGCGCGAGAGCGGTTCGGTCGCAGGCAAGGCCGCGGTCGAGCTGGAACACGCTGCGGGCTTCGTGCGGCAGGCTGGCGTGATGGCGACCGAGGCCGCGGGGCTGGTCCTGCCCGCCTCACCGGACAAGACCAGCATCGCGCGCCGTGTTCCCTTGGGCGTGGTCGCCGTGATCTCGCCGTTCAACTTTCCGCTGGTGCTGTCGATCCGCGCGGTGGCTCCCGCCTTGGCCGTCGGCAATGCGGTGGTGCTCAAGCCTGACCCGCGCACGCCCATCAGCGGCGGCTTCTTGATTGCTCGGGTGTTCGAGGCGGCCGGCCTGCCCGAGGGCCTGCTGCATGTCCTGCCCGGCGACGCCGAAGCCGGTGACGCCCTGTGCCGGGATCCGAACATCGCCATGATCGCCTTCACCGGCTCCACCGCCGCGGGCCGCAAGGTCGGCGAGGTCGCGGGCGGGCGCCTGAAGAAGGTGGCGCTGGAGCTGGGCGGCAAGAACCCGTTGATCATCCTCGACGACGCCGATCCGGACGTCGCGGCTTCCAACGCGGCCTGGGCGGCGTGGCTGCACCAGGGCCAAATCTGCATGACCGCCGGCCGACTGCTGGTCCAGCGCGGGATCCACGACGCGGTGGTCGAGCGCCTGGCCGTCAAGGCGGCGCACCTGCCGGTCGGCGATCCGATGCGCGGCGACGTGGCGCTGGGCCCGCTGATCAGCCGGAGCCAACTGGACCGGGTCCATGCCATCGTCGCCGACACGGTGGCGGCCGGCGCCCAACTGATCGCCGGCGGGACGCATGACGGCCTATTCTACGCGCCGACAGTGCTGGCCGGGGTCAAGCCGGGCATGCGGGCGTTCGAGGAGGAGATCTTCGGCCCCGTCGCGGCGATCACCGTCTTCGACGAACTGGACGAGGCCGCCCGCCTGGCCAACCATGGACCGTACGGCCTGGCGGCGGGGATCATCACCGGTTCGGTGGGGCGCGGCATGGGCCTGGGGAGGGCGCTCGAGGTGGGGCACCTGCATATCAACGAGCAGACGGTCGAAGCCGGGCCTCACGCGCCGTTCGGCGGCATGAAGGCTTCCGGCAACGGAACCCGGATCAGCGGGCCGGCGAACCTGGACGAGTTCACCACCTGGCGGTGGGAAACGGTCAAGGCCGTGGCCACGCCCTATCCGTTCTAG
- a CDS encoding p-hydroxycinnamoyl CoA hydratase/lyase has product MTDANDTATFRVENRIAWVKFNRPDKRNCMSPTLNRRMMEVLDELEFRDDVGVLVLTGEGSAWSAGMDLKEYFRETEAKGLGATRQAQRESYGWWRRLRWYQKPTIAMVNGWCFGGGYGPLYSCDLAIAADEAQFALSEINWGILPGGGATKVVVDLMPLRDAMYHAMTGELIDGQKAAAWRLVNESVPLERLEARVRELAEVLLKKNPVALKATKDAVRRVKEMTYDNAEDYLVRAQEAANSYDNDGRKEGIKQFIDDKTYKPGLGAYDLAKQS; this is encoded by the coding sequence ATGACCGACGCCAACGACACTGCAACCTTCCGGGTCGAGAACCGCATCGCCTGGGTGAAGTTCAACCGCCCCGACAAGCGCAACTGCATGAGCCCCACCCTGAACCGCCGCATGATGGAGGTGCTGGACGAGCTGGAGTTCCGCGACGACGTCGGCGTGCTGGTCCTGACGGGCGAGGGATCGGCCTGGTCCGCGGGCATGGACCTGAAGGAATATTTCCGCGAGACCGAAGCCAAGGGCCTTGGCGCCACCCGCCAAGCCCAGCGCGAGTCCTACGGCTGGTGGCGGCGTCTGCGCTGGTACCAGAAGCCGACCATCGCCATGGTCAATGGCTGGTGCTTCGGCGGCGGCTATGGCCCGCTCTACTCCTGCGACCTGGCGATCGCGGCCGACGAGGCCCAGTTCGCCCTGTCGGAAATCAACTGGGGCATTCTGCCGGGCGGCGGCGCCACCAAGGTGGTGGTCGACCTGATGCCGCTTCGCGACGCCATGTACCACGCCATGACCGGCGAGCTGATCGACGGCCAGAAGGCCGCCGCCTGGCGCCTGGTCAATGAAAGCGTGCCGCTGGAGCGCCTGGAGGCGCGGGTGCGCGAGCTGGCCGAGGTGCTGCTGAAGAAGAACCCCGTGGCCCTGAAGGCGACCAAGGACGCCGTCCGCCGGGTCAAGGAAATGACCTACGACAACGCCGAGGACTACCTGGTCCGGGCCCAGGAGGCCGCCAATTCCTACGACAACGACGGTCGCAAGGAGGGCATCAAGCAGTTCATCGACGACAAGACCTACAAGCCCGGCCTGGGCGCCTACGATCTCGCCAAGCAGAGCTGA
- a CDS encoding helix-turn-helix domain-containing protein — MALSLDGQGGATRTGIGLEAWNALVASTFDNLVVDADREGFEGRMDVRDLGGMDLSRVASSAAVVRRGRASWAQRPYFKLHVQDLGRSLNLQDGREAVLDEGDLMLCDPARPYTIRFDDPNRMLVLRIPSERLADRMGDPEALCGRRLAGDGLAGALLTSFIRTLWTNAGQGAAPVGEAVQDAALSLLSAVARENEGGTRAVRDLDAGQGAGARIKRFIDENLCDPDLSVGRVAGALGVSPRYVQMVFAGMATTPLAYIRRKRLERAARTLREDGTACNITDLSFGLGFNDLSHFSRAFKAFYGVGPREFRAS, encoded by the coding sequence ATGGCGTTGAGTCTCGACGGACAGGGCGGCGCGACCCGGACCGGGATCGGGCTAGAGGCGTGGAACGCGCTGGTCGCATCGACCTTCGACAATCTCGTGGTCGACGCCGACCGGGAGGGGTTCGAGGGCCGCATGGACGTGCGCGACCTGGGCGGCATGGACTTGTCCCGCGTCGCCTCCAGCGCCGCGGTGGTGCGGCGAGGCCGAGCGTCGTGGGCCCAGCGGCCCTATTTCAAGCTGCACGTCCAGGACCTCGGCCGCAGCCTGAACCTGCAGGATGGCCGGGAGGCGGTGCTGGACGAGGGCGACCTGATGCTGTGCGATCCGGCGCGGCCCTACACGATCCGGTTCGACGATCCCAACCGCATGCTGGTGCTACGGATCCCCTCCGAGCGATTGGCCGACCGGATGGGCGATCCCGAGGCCCTGTGCGGCCGTCGTCTGGCTGGCGACGGCCTGGCCGGCGCTCTGCTGACCTCGTTCATCCGGACGCTGTGGACCAACGCCGGCCAGGGCGCCGCGCCCGTCGGCGAGGCGGTGCAGGACGCGGCCCTGTCTCTGCTGAGCGCTGTCGCTCGCGAAAATGAAGGGGGGACGAGGGCTGTCCGCGACCTCGACGCCGGCCAGGGCGCGGGCGCGCGGATCAAGCGCTTCATCGACGAGAACCTTTGCGACCCGGACCTCAGCGTGGGGCGCGTCGCCGGCGCGCTGGGCGTTTCCCCGCGCTACGTCCAGATGGTGTTCGCCGGCATGGCCACCACGCCGCTGGCCTATATCCGGCGCAAACGGCTGGAACGGGCGGCGCGAACCCTGCGGGAGGATGGTACGGCCTGCAACATCACCGACCTGTCGTTCGGCCTGGGCTTCAACGACCTTTCGCATTTCAGCCGGGCTTTCAAGGCCTTCTACGGAGTCGGACCGCGCGAGTTCCGGGCCAGCTGA
- a CDS encoding aromatic ring-hydroxylating oxygenase subunit alpha, with protein MGPETMAKAAPWPLDAWYVACTPDEIANKPLGRRICGQAMVLHRGKDGRPVALEDFCPHRGAPLSLGFVRDGELVCGYHGLTMGCEGRATSMPGQRVAAFPAIRAFPVLERHGFVWVWPGDPVQADPAKLHPLFWADSPDWAYGGGLYHIACDYRLMVDNLMDLTHETYVHATSIGQKEIDEAPVTTRLDGEEVVTSRFMEGIHAPPFWRMALRGAGLPEDALVDRWQICRFSLPSHVMIEVGVALAGHGGYDAPADKKVSSVVVDFITPETETSHWYFWGMARSFAVQDAGLTDTIREGQGKIFSEDLEMLERQQKNLLAYPDRKLLKLNIDAGGVRSRMAIGKAIAAEAGPLAAAAG; from the coding sequence ATGGGTCCCGAAACCATGGCCAAGGCCGCGCCCTGGCCGCTTGACGCCTGGTACGTCGCCTGCACGCCCGACGAGATTGCGAACAAGCCCCTGGGTCGGCGGATCTGCGGCCAGGCCATGGTGCTCCATCGCGGCAAGGATGGCCGCCCGGTCGCCCTGGAGGATTTCTGCCCCCACCGGGGCGCGCCCCTGTCGCTGGGCTTCGTCCGGGATGGCGAGCTGGTCTGCGGCTATCACGGCCTGACCATGGGCTGCGAAGGGCGCGCGACCTCGATGCCGGGTCAGCGCGTCGCCGCCTTCCCCGCCATCCGCGCCTTCCCGGTGCTGGAGCGCCACGGCTTCGTTTGGGTCTGGCCCGGCGATCCCGTCCAGGCCGACCCCGCCAAGCTGCATCCGCTGTTCTGGGCCGACAGCCCCGACTGGGCCTATGGCGGCGGCCTCTATCACATCGCCTGCGACTACCGGCTGATGGTCGACAACCTGATGGACCTGACCCACGAGACCTACGTCCACGCCACGAGCATCGGCCAGAAGGAGATCGACGAAGCGCCGGTCACCACGCGCCTCGACGGAGAGGAAGTGGTGACCAGCCGCTTCATGGAAGGCATCCACGCGCCGCCATTCTGGCGCATGGCGCTGCGCGGCGCCGGCCTGCCCGAAGACGCCCTCGTCGACCGCTGGCAGATCTGCCGCTTCTCGTTGCCCAGCCACGTGATGATCGAGGTCGGCGTCGCCCTGGCGGGTCATGGCGGCTATGACGCGCCGGCCGACAAGAAGGTCTCCAGCGTTGTCGTCGACTTCATCACCCCCGAGACCGAGACCTCGCACTGGTACTTCTGGGGCATGGCGCGGAGCTTCGCTGTCCAGGACGCGGGCCTGACCGACACCATTCGCGAAGGCCAAGGCAAGATCTTCTCCGAGGATCTGGAGATGCTGGAGCGGCAACAAAAGAACCTGCTGGCCTATCCCGACCGCAAGCTCCTGAAGCTGAACATCGACGCCGGCGGCGTGCGCTCGCGCATGGCCATCGGCAAGGCGATCGCCGCCGAGGCCGGCCCGTTGGCGGCAGCCGCCGGATGA